One window of Botrimarina mediterranea genomic DNA carries:
- the lipA gene encoding lipoyl synthase has translation MSTVPARETKTNRPRLPQWLRSELPSGDALRLFNRTQGAVDGNALHTVCEEARCPNIHDCWGRGTATFMVAGKECTRGCRFCSVQTLRAPAPPDVDEPEHLADAVQRMGLKYVVITVVNRDDMPDGGASHYRACVEAIHQRDPNIGIELLGSDLAGNLASLQLLLGGSGPSSLVPSPSSLPLSVFAHNVECAPRLDKQVRDPRASFDQSLTILREAKRLRPDLATKSSLMVGLGETDDEVRDAMRRLREEAGVDIVTLGQYLTPGRPGERYLPVDRYVTPEQFDRYRDQAYEMGFAGVASGPMVRSSFRAGVLYEATRTGRRVEDLLSAEEPDVVQVQLAADGRR, from the coding sequence ATGTCGACCGTCCCCGCCCGCGAAACCAAGACCAACCGCCCGCGTCTGCCCCAGTGGCTGCGATCCGAGCTGCCGTCGGGCGACGCACTGCGGCTGTTCAACCGCACGCAGGGCGCCGTCGATGGCAACGCCCTCCACACGGTTTGCGAAGAGGCCCGCTGCCCGAACATCCACGATTGCTGGGGCCGCGGCACGGCGACCTTCATGGTGGCCGGCAAGGAGTGCACCCGTGGCTGCCGGTTCTGCAGCGTGCAGACGTTGCGGGCCCCGGCCCCGCCCGACGTGGACGAGCCCGAACACCTCGCCGACGCCGTCCAGCGGATGGGCCTCAAGTACGTCGTCATCACGGTGGTGAACCGCGACGACATGCCTGATGGCGGCGCGAGCCACTACCGAGCCTGCGTCGAAGCCATCCACCAGCGCGACCCCAATATCGGCATCGAACTATTAGGCAGCGATCTAGCCGGTAACCTGGCCTCGTTGCAACTGCTACTAGGCGGCTCCGGTCCCTCGTCCCTCGTCCCTAGCCCCTCGTCCCTCCCCCTCAGCGTCTTCGCCCACAACGTCGAATGCGCCCCCCGCCTCGACAAACAAGTGCGCGACCCGCGGGCGTCGTTCGACCAGTCGCTGACGATCCTCCGTGAAGCCAAACGCTTACGGCCTGACCTCGCTACAAAGAGCAGCTTGATGGTTGGCCTCGGCGAGACCGACGACGAAGTCCGCGATGCGATGCGCCGGCTGCGTGAAGAGGCGGGTGTCGATATCGTCACCCTTGGCCAGTATCTGACGCCGGGCCGGCCCGGAGAGCGTTACTTGCCTGTTGATCGTTATGTGACGCCGGAGCAGTTCGATCGGTACCGCGACCAAGCGTACGAGATGGGCTTCGCCGGCGTCGCCTCCGGCCCGATGGTCCGCAGTAGCTTCCGCGCCGGCGTCCTCTACGAAGCCACTCGCACCGGCCGCCGCGTCGAGGACCTCTTGAGCGCGGAGGAGCCTGATGTGGTTCAAGTTCAGTTAGCCGCAGATGGACGCAGATAG
- a CDS encoding ribose-5-phosphate isomerase translates to MKIAIASDHAGYRYKELIKSHLAELGHEVTDHGCDSTESCDYPEFIRPAAEAVARGEADRAIVLGGSGNGEAIVANRVRGVRCALCWSVETAELGRRHNNANCLSIGERQVSEELALKIVDAWLTTPFDGGRHQRRIDMIDAV, encoded by the coding sequence ATGAAGATCGCCATCGCCTCGGACCACGCCGGTTACCGCTACAAAGAACTTATTAAGAGCCATCTGGCCGAGCTCGGGCACGAGGTCACCGACCACGGCTGCGACTCGACTGAGTCGTGCGACTACCCCGAGTTCATCCGTCCCGCGGCCGAGGCGGTCGCCCGGGGTGAAGCCGACCGGGCGATCGTGCTCGGCGGATCGGGCAACGGCGAAGCGATCGTCGCCAACCGCGTCCGCGGCGTGCGTTGCGCGCTCTGCTGGAGCGTCGAGACGGCCGAGCTGGGCCGGCGCCACAACAACGCCAACTGCCTGTCGATCGGCGAGCGACAAGTCAGCGAGGAGCTGGCCCTGAAGATCGTCGACGCCTGGCTGACGACGCCGTTCGACGGCGGTCGGCATCAGCGCCGGATCGACATGATCGACGCCGTATAA
- a CDS encoding deoxyribonuclease IV: MPLLGSHMSAAGGCYKAVEAAAAVGCDVVQVFTKNNNQWNAKPLTDADCDAFKNALVERKITHPISHNSYLINLGSPDDELWKKSIDAMVVELLRAEQLGIPYVVAHPGAFTTSSEEAGIKRIAKGLDEVHKQTKKVEAQVLLETTAGQGSHLGWRFEHLADIIAKAKNPDRIGVCFDTCHVFSAGYAMTEKKDYQATMREFDKLVGCDRIKAFHLNDSLKPFGARKDRHAAIGEGEMGLEPFRHLLNDKRFKKTPMYLETPKGLQDSEDLDVINLRVLRSLVA, encoded by the coding sequence ATGCCCCTGCTCGGTTCCCACATGTCGGCCGCCGGCGGCTGTTACAAAGCGGTCGAAGCCGCCGCGGCCGTCGGCTGCGACGTCGTGCAGGTCTTCACCAAGAACAACAACCAGTGGAACGCCAAGCCGCTCACCGACGCGGATTGTGACGCTTTTAAGAACGCCCTGGTCGAACGGAAGATCACGCACCCGATTTCGCACAACTCGTACCTCATTAACCTTGGCTCGCCCGACGACGAGTTGTGGAAGAAGTCGATCGACGCGATGGTTGTCGAGCTGCTGCGGGCCGAGCAGCTCGGCATCCCCTACGTGGTCGCCCACCCGGGAGCGTTCACCACCAGCAGCGAAGAGGCGGGCATCAAGCGGATCGCCAAGGGGCTCGACGAGGTCCACAAGCAGACGAAGAAGGTCGAGGCCCAAGTCTTGCTCGAGACGACCGCGGGGCAGGGGTCGCATCTCGGCTGGCGCTTCGAGCATCTCGCCGACATCATCGCCAAGGCGAAAAACCCGGACCGCATCGGCGTCTGCTTCGACACCTGCCACGTCTTCTCGGCTGGTTACGCGATGACGGAGAAGAAGGACTATCAGGCGACGATGCGTGAGTTCGACAAGCTCGTCGGCTGCGACCGCATCAAGGCGTTCCACCTTAACGATTCGTTAAAACCGTTCGGCGCTCGCAAGGACCGCCACGCGGCGATCGGCGAGGGCGAGATGGGCCTCGAACCGTTCCGCCACCTGCTGAACGACAAGCGTTTCAAGAAGACGCCGATGTACCTCGAAACGCCCAAGGGCCTCCAAGACAGCGAAGACCTCGACGTGATCAACCTACGCGTCCTGCGCTCGCTCGTGGCTTAG
- a CDS encoding GNAT family N-acetyltransferase: protein MGVTYYKRYRMEADLRRDWRRPTLPHGYRYAPWSADQLLEHAEAKFHAFQGEIDAGVFPCLSDEDGCLRLMEEIASKPGFLPEATWLVEFHDAPGPPEPVGTIQGIRITPRYGSIQNVGVTPWARSRGIGRALVIAALEGFRDVGLQRATLDVTATNAPAVQMYLSLGFQRVSTSYRATSSSLEFA from the coding sequence ATGGGCGTCACCTACTACAAGCGTTACCGAATGGAGGCCGACCTCCGCCGTGATTGGCGGCGGCCGACGCTGCCGCACGGCTATCGCTACGCGCCGTGGTCGGCCGACCAGCTGCTGGAGCACGCCGAGGCGAAGTTCCACGCCTTCCAAGGCGAGATCGACGCGGGCGTCTTCCCATGCCTATCGGACGAGGACGGCTGCTTACGGCTCATGGAAGAAATCGCCAGCAAGCCCGGCTTCCTGCCTGAGGCGACGTGGCTGGTTGAGTTCCACGACGCGCCCGGCCCGCCCGAGCCCGTCGGCACGATCCAGGGCATCCGGATCACGCCGCGCTACGGCAGTATCCAGAACGTCGGCGTCACCCCCTGGGCGCGGAGCCGCGGCATCGGTCGGGCGCTGGTGATTGCGGCCCTCGAGGGCTTCCGCGACGTGGGTCTGCAGCGGGCGACGCTCGACGTCACCGCCACCAACGCCCCGGCCGTGCAGATGTACCTGTCGCTTGGGTTCCAGCGCGTCAGCACCAGTTACCGCGCGACTTCGTCGTCGCTTGAGTTTGCCTAA
- a CDS encoding ATP-grasp domain-containing protein, translating into MRLLIYEWITGGGLVGSEGSLPESLLREGLAMVQAVAADAAGVEAIRHRSLLRDLRLPHLAAAGAEVVEVASRSEHDAGLEELASQADGVLVIAPETDGVLLQTVRRLESVGAKLVSPRSSFIAIAGNKERTANSLSAAGVPTPQAVRIDPDTALPQAFAYPAVLKPLDGAGSQDTHVVAHAYDNPPAYAWPRRLERYVPGVGVSVAVIGVAGGEAIALPPCRQRLSVDGRFSYLGGSTPLAGGLAERATSLALRAIAALPPLVGWAGVDLVLGDDPTGTLDVVIEVNPRLTTSYVGLRRVVRGGLVAAMIAAARGERPRLEIDPRPLAFDSDGAVYWES; encoded by the coding sequence ATGCGGCTCCTGATCTACGAATGGATCACCGGCGGCGGGCTGGTTGGTAGTGAGGGGTCATTGCCGGAGTCGCTGCTGCGTGAAGGCCTGGCGATGGTCCAAGCCGTGGCGGCGGACGCGGCTGGCGTTGAAGCCATTCGCCATCGCTCGTTGCTGCGGGACCTGCGCTTGCCACACTTGGCGGCGGCGGGCGCTGAGGTTGTCGAAGTCGCCAGCCGCAGCGAGCACGACGCGGGGCTCGAAGAACTCGCCTCGCAGGCGGACGGCGTCTTGGTTATCGCGCCGGAAACCGATGGCGTCCTCTTGCAGACGGTGCGGCGGCTAGAGTCGGTCGGCGCCAAGCTTGTGTCGCCTCGTTCGTCGTTCATCGCTATCGCCGGCAATAAAGAGCGAACCGCTAACTCGCTAAGTGCGGCGGGCGTGCCGACGCCGCAGGCCGTACGGATCGATCCCGACACCGCCTTGCCGCAGGCGTTCGCGTACCCCGCCGTGCTCAAGCCGCTCGACGGCGCCGGTTCGCAGGACACGCACGTCGTCGCGCACGCTTACGACAACCCGCCGGCCTACGCCTGGCCGCGGAGGCTCGAGCGCTATGTGCCGGGCGTGGGGGTGAGCGTCGCGGTGATCGGCGTCGCCGGCGGCGAAGCGATCGCCCTGCCGCCCTGTCGGCAACGGCTATCGGTCGATGGTCGCTTCTCCTACCTCGGCGGGTCAACGCCCTTGGCCGGAGGGCTCGCCGAACGTGCGACATCGCTCGCGCTGCGGGCCATTGCGGCGCTGCCGCCGTTGGTTGGTTGGGCCGGCGTCGACCTAGTGCTAGGGGACGACCCCACCGGCACGCTCGACGTGGTGATCGAGGTCAATCCGCGGCTGACAACCTCGTACGTCGGCCTGCGGCGCGTCGTACGGGGCGGGCTGGTGGCGGCGATGATCGCCGCGGCGCGGGGCGAGCGACCCCGGCTAGAGATCGACCCGCGACCGCTGGCGTTTGACTCGGATGGCGCCGTGTACTGGGAAAGCTAG
- a CDS encoding putative zinc-binding metallopeptidase has product MKTTACCCGATLYFDNTSCSSCDRQVGWCDACGQLAAVERDSSTCLACGVGVTPCANRSAYSVCNGMIATGAGPLCRRCVTTTLVPDLSDPANVERWGVLEAGKRRLLYGLDAIGLGEAWREGEPPLRFKFAADQGDEKTLTGHADGVITINLKEADPVHREIARQEFGEPQRTVIGHLRHEFGHYLQKRLFGDEPGPEVTAVFGDPAPLDYSEALERYYENGPPEDWRDRHISAYASTHPWEDFAETASFYLDMQAVLDTLAAHGVIVTEVPADFDAAIASYQEAALRLNEVNRAMGLTDLVPYIVPPPVVEKLRLIDNGVRAAAGR; this is encoded by the coding sequence ATGAAAACCACTGCCTGCTGCTGCGGCGCGACGCTGTACTTTGACAACACAAGTTGCTCGTCGTGCGACCGGCAAGTTGGCTGGTGTGACGCCTGTGGCCAACTGGCCGCGGTGGAACGAGACTCGAGCACCTGCCTCGCCTGTGGCGTTGGCGTGACGCCCTGCGCGAATCGCTCGGCTTACTCCGTGTGCAATGGGATGATCGCGACGGGCGCCGGCCCGCTCTGTCGCCGCTGCGTGACGACGACGCTGGTTCCCGACTTAAGCGACCCGGCGAACGTTGAACGCTGGGGCGTCCTCGAAGCGGGCAAACGCCGCCTGCTCTACGGTCTCGACGCCATCGGTCTCGGCGAGGCCTGGCGCGAGGGCGAGCCGCCGTTGCGGTTCAAGTTCGCCGCCGACCAGGGCGACGAGAAGACCCTCACCGGTCACGCCGACGGCGTCATCACGATCAACCTCAAAGAAGCGGACCCGGTCCACCGCGAGATCGCCCGCCAGGAGTTTGGCGAGCCGCAGCGGACCGTCATCGGCCACCTGCGGCACGAGTTCGGCCATTACCTGCAGAAGCGGCTCTTCGGCGATGAGCCCGGCCCTGAGGTCACCGCCGTCTTCGGCGACCCTGCGCCGCTCGACTACAGCGAAGCGCTGGAGCGTTACTACGAGAACGGCCCGCCTGAGGATTGGCGAGACCGGCACATCAGTGCCTACGCGTCGACCCACCCGTGGGAAGACTTTGCCGAGACGGCGTCGTTCTATCTCGATATGCAGGCGGTGCTCGACACGCTGGCGGCCCATGGCGTGATTGTCACCGAAGTTCCCGCGGACTTCGACGCGGCGATCGCCTCCTATCAAGAGGCCGCATTAAGGCTCAACGAAGTCAACCGCGCGATGGGACTAACCGACCTCGTGCCCTACATCGTCCCGCCGCCGGTGGTTGAGAAGTTGCGGCTGATCGACAACGGCGTCCGCGCCGCGGCCGGGAGATAG
- a CDS encoding MgtC/SapB family protein, whose product MYESEFPLWEVAARLAAALVGGALLGIEREAKHKPAGLRTNMLVSVGAAAVMLLTLDLCREVAEFAMDSDVSKTHVPNLDPLRTVAGVIGGIGFLGAGSIFKSQGDVEGITTAAAIWTSGAIGLACGAGRFEIAAATVVLALVILAVVDGVTHALTPKS is encoded by the coding sequence ATGTACGAATCCGAGTTCCCCCTCTGGGAGGTCGCCGCCCGCTTAGCCGCGGCACTGGTGGGTGGCGCGCTGTTGGGCATCGAGCGCGAGGCGAAGCACAAGCCCGCCGGCCTACGCACCAACATGCTGGTCAGCGTCGGGGCGGCCGCAGTGATGTTGTTGACGCTCGACTTGTGCCGGGAGGTCGCCGAGTTTGCGATGGATTCCGATGTCTCGAAGACACACGTCCCCAACCTCGATCCGCTCCGCACCGTGGCGGGGGTTATCGGCGGCATCGGATTTCTAGGCGCGGGCTCGATATTCAAGTCGCAAGGTGACGTCGAGGGCATCACCACCGCCGCGGCGATCTGGACATCCGGGGCAATCGGGCTCGCTTGCGGAGCGGGGCGGTTTGAGATCGCGGCGGCGACCGTTGTGCTGGCTCTCGTGATCCTCGCCGTCGTCGATGGCGTCACCCATGCGCTGACGCCGAAGAGCTAA
- a CDS encoding NAD-dependent epimerase/dehydratase family protein → MPRYLVTGAGGFLGRYICEQLVARGDEVRGLARGAYPELDALGVEMVRGDLADRDAVMRACEEVDCVFHVGGMVGVWGKWFDYFQANVHGTLNVLGACREQGVTRLVFTSSPSVVFDGKDQRGVMADVPYPTRWLAHYPHSKAIAEDFVLTQDGSDVAGSGMLRTTSLRPHLVWGPRDHHLTARLVERARSGQLRRVGPGGNRVDMVYVENAAEAHLLAADELDKPEPKNAGKAYFITQAEPVDLWRWVDEILALVDLPPVTRSVSARAAYAAGALLEAKHWSSRNWRREPRMTRFVARQLATDHWFDKEAAAEDFGYRPRISTAEGMERLGVWLRSKQ, encoded by the coding sequence TTGCCTCGCTACCTCGTCACCGGCGCCGGCGGCTTTCTTGGCCGCTATATCTGCGAACAACTCGTCGCCCGTGGCGATGAGGTCCGCGGCCTTGCGCGCGGTGCGTACCCAGAGCTCGACGCGCTCGGCGTCGAGATGGTCCGTGGCGACTTGGCGGACCGTGACGCCGTGATGCGTGCTTGCGAGGAAGTCGACTGCGTGTTCCATGTCGGCGGCATGGTCGGTGTGTGGGGGAAGTGGTTCGACTACTTTCAAGCCAACGTCCACGGCACGCTCAACGTCCTCGGCGCTTGCCGCGAGCAGGGCGTCACGCGGCTGGTGTTTACGTCGAGCCCCAGCGTTGTCTTCGATGGCAAGGACCAGCGCGGCGTCATGGCCGACGTTCCTTACCCGACGCGCTGGCTCGCCCACTACCCGCACTCCAAGGCGATCGCCGAGGACTTCGTCCTCACGCAAGACGGCAGCGATGTCGCCGGCAGCGGCATGCTGCGCACGACCTCGTTGCGACCGCATCTGGTGTGGGGGCCGCGCGACCATCACCTTACAGCACGGTTGGTGGAACGCGCCCGTTCGGGGCAGCTCCGCCGCGTCGGGCCGGGGGGGAATCGCGTCGACATGGTCTATGTCGAGAACGCCGCGGAGGCCCATCTGCTGGCGGCCGATGAACTCGACAAACCGGAGCCAAAGAACGCCGGCAAGGCGTACTTCATCACCCAGGCCGAGCCCGTCGATCTGTGGCGGTGGGTCGACGAGATCCTCGCCCTGGTGGACCTGCCGCCGGTGACGCGGTCGGTCTCCGCACGGGCCGCCTACGCCGCCGGCGCCCTGCTGGAGGCCAAGCACTGGTCCTCCCGCAACTGGCGCCGCGAACCCCGCATGACCCGCTTCGTCGCCCGCCAGCTGGCGACCGACCACTGGTTCGACAAAGAGGCCGCCGCTGAGGATTTCGGCTACCGGCCGCGGATTTCGACAGCTGAGGGGATGGAAAGGCTCGGCGTCTGGCTCCGTTCCAAACAATAG
- a CDS encoding AMP-binding protein: MDRSLQPRMNVADRLAEAARERPDAIALAAAKPSSGWETITFGEIDRDATLAARGLAAMGVGPGKRIALLVKPSVEFVTLVFALLRTGATMVLVDAGLGRKNIVRCLASTEPDGFVAIPLGHALRVVKRKQFAKAKLNVTVGRRWFWGGETLASLRKLGQSTTPSPLGGGARGGGTVSGGGTSVCAPPGLNNEALKCRHDDGSVPPSPNPSLQGRGATDLPHTTATDPAAIVFTSGSTGPPKGVLYTHETFVTQCAMIQAEYNIRPGDIDLACFPLFGLFNVACGVTTVLPDMDFSRPASCDSKKILAAANKWKVTQAFASPAVWDRVSRYCESTGERIPTLKKILSCGAPVPVKVLRRTLACVHPDAQMHTPYGATEALPIATIEAQEILGETAAKTDAGAGVCVGKKFGTRDGGRGTRGNAEGGLRIADSMDGEPSTVVGGGDFEWRVIRITDTPIATIDETEELPTGEIGELIVRGPQVSSSYHFAHDPTASIASWSVHNVVAKIQDGDTIWHRMGDVGYFDAEGRFWYCGRKSQRVVTEQGTLHTECVENVFNKQPMVYRTALVGVVKRESRMPVVVYETFDPAQMLHRLPGPDYDALLAEIPSQLLELAASSEATRGIHTFLRHPKLPTDIRHNSKIRREELAIWAAKELAKRRKT, from the coding sequence ATGGACCGCTCCTTACAGCCCCGCATGAATGTCGCCGACCGCCTCGCCGAGGCGGCGCGGGAGCGGCCCGACGCGATCGCGCTGGCGGCCGCTAAGCCGTCAAGCGGCTGGGAGACGATCACCTTCGGCGAGATCGACCGCGACGCGACGCTCGCCGCTCGCGGCTTAGCGGCGATGGGCGTCGGCCCCGGCAAACGCATCGCGCTCTTAGTGAAGCCCAGCGTCGAGTTCGTCACGCTCGTCTTCGCGCTACTGCGAACCGGCGCGACGATGGTGCTCGTGGACGCGGGCCTCGGCCGCAAGAACATCGTCCGCTGTTTGGCGTCGACCGAGCCCGATGGTTTCGTGGCGATCCCGTTAGGTCACGCGCTGCGTGTCGTGAAGCGGAAGCAGTTCGCCAAGGCGAAGTTGAACGTCACGGTGGGCCGGCGGTGGTTTTGGGGCGGGGAGACGCTGGCATCGTTGAGAAAGCTTGGGCAATCGACTACCCCCTCCCCCTTGGGGGGAGGGGCTAGGGGAGGGGGTACGGTGTCCGGTGGAGGGACTTCTGTTTGTGCCCCGCCCGGTTTGAACAACGAAGCGCTAAAATGCCGGCACGACGACGGAAGCGTTCCACCCTCCCCTAACCCCTCCCTACAAGGGAGGGGAGCTACTGATCTACCTCACACCACCGCCACTGATCCCGCCGCGATCGTCTTCACCTCCGGCAGCACCGGGCCGCCGAAAGGCGTGCTCTACACGCACGAGACGTTCGTCACACAGTGCGCGATGATCCAGGCGGAGTACAACATCCGGCCCGGCGACATCGACTTGGCGTGCTTCCCGCTCTTCGGCCTGTTCAACGTCGCCTGCGGCGTTACGACGGTGCTCCCCGACATGGATTTTTCCAGACCCGCGTCGTGCGACTCGAAAAAGATCCTCGCCGCCGCAAATAAGTGGAAGGTGACGCAAGCCTTCGCATCGCCGGCGGTGTGGGACCGCGTCAGTCGCTACTGCGAATCCACCGGCGAGCGAATCCCCACGCTCAAAAAGATTCTCTCCTGCGGCGCTCCGGTGCCGGTGAAGGTCCTGCGGCGAACGCTGGCTTGCGTCCACCCCGACGCCCAGATGCACACGCCGTACGGCGCCACCGAAGCCCTGCCGATCGCAACGATCGAAGCGCAGGAGATTCTGGGCGAAACGGCGGCGAAGACGGACGCTGGGGCGGGCGTTTGTGTGGGGAAAAAGTTTGGGACGAGGGACGGGGGACGGGGGACGAGGGGAAATGCGGAAGGTGGATTGCGGATTGCGGATTCAATGGATGGCGAGCCCTCGACGGTAGTCGGGGGTGGGGACTTCGAATGGCGCGTCATCCGCATCACCGACACCCCCATCGCCACGATCGACGAAACGGAAGAACTCCCCACCGGTGAAATCGGCGAGCTCATCGTCCGCGGACCCCAAGTCTCGTCTTCCTATCACTTCGCACACGACCCCACCGCATCCATCGCGAGTTGGAGCGTCCACAATGTCGTCGCCAAGATTCAAGACGGCGACACGATCTGGCACCGCATGGGCGACGTCGGCTACTTCGACGCCGAGGGCCGCTTCTGGTACTGCGGACGGAAGTCGCAACGCGTGGTGACGGAGCAAGGTACGCTCCATACCGAGTGCGTTGAGAACGTCTTCAACAAGCAGCCAATGGTCTATCGCACAGCCCTCGTTGGTGTTGTCAAACGAGAGTCGCGAATGCCCGTCGTGGTCTACGAAACGTTCGACCCAGCGCAGATGTTGCATCGTCTTCCTGGTCCCGACTATGACGCATTGCTAGCCGAGATTCCGAGCCAGCTCCTTGAACTGGCGGCGAGTAGCGAGGCGACTCGCGGCATTCACACCTTCCTACGTCACCCCAAACTCCCCACCGACATCCGCCACAACTCCAAAATCCGCCGTGAGGAACTCGCCATTTGGGCGGCGAAAGAACTTGCGAAGCGACGCAAAACTTAA